Proteins from one Vespa crabro chromosome 11, iyVesCrab1.2, whole genome shotgun sequence genomic window:
- the LOC124428099 gene encoding parkin coregulated gene protein homolog — protein MVNEKEFWTKIYKNIPKYKKRKFRVVPAFTIQAMQDNTVVADPPRCELYKLCRPKPSAFRKFYERGIFPISLEKEGSGWKINWKVDILNLDFHYYLPLFFDGLTEEEQPYKFVVEQGISDMLDHGGPKILPVLPQLIIPIKNALNTKIPKVMCATMRALQHLVRSADGVGEALVPYFRQILPILNLLKDRNVNLGEGIDYSHQRGENTADIIQETLEVLEMYGGEDAFINIKYMVPTYESCIMN, from the exons ATGGTAAATGAAAAGGAATTTTGgactaaaatttataaaaatataccaaaatacaaaaaaagaaaatttagagTAGTTCCTGCCTTTACCATACAAGCAATGCAG GATAACACAGTAGTTGCTGACCCACCACGAtgtgaattatataaattatgccGTCCAAAACCATCTgcatttcgaaaattttatgaaCGAGGCATATTTCCTATTTCATTAGAAAAGGAAGGTTCTGGGTGGAAAATCAATTGGAAAgtagatatattaaatctagattttcattattatttacctTTGTTCTTTGATGGTTTAACAGAAGAAGAGCAACCTTATAAATTTGTAGTAGAACAAGGTATCTCTGATATGCTAGATCATGGAGGACCAAAAATACTACCTGTTCTTCCACAATTGATCATTCCtatcaaaa atgCTTTGAATACAAAGATACCAAAAGTAATGTGCGCTACAATGAGAGCACTTCAGCATTTGGTACGTTCTGCGGATGGTGTTGGTGAAGCTTTAGTTCCATATTTTAGACAAATTCTTCcaattttaaatttacttaaagatagaaatg tTAATCTTGGTGAAGGAATTGATTATTCTCATCAAAGAGGCGAAAATACTGCAGACATAATACAAGAAACACTTGAAGTGTTAGAAATGTATGGTGGTGAAGATGcatttataaacattaaataCATGGTTCCTACTTATGAATCATGTATTATGaactaa